CCAACAACTCTTGGCAGCCTGAGCATTGGCCCGTGCTGTCCAGCTTGACCCCTCTCAGGTCGGTTGAGTTTGAGCTTGTTTCAGTAAGGGCTTGAAGGCTGTCTCTCGCGTGAAGAAGGCAGCCGTCACAAACGTGCAAAGTCCACTGAGGCCCACCCAGATCCCTAAATAAATTGGATTGCCGCTGGCCCAAGCAACCAGCACAGCGGCAATCAATGGTGTTGTTCCACCAAACCAACCCTCAGCAAGGTTGTAAGCCAAGGCTGTTCCCGTACAGCGCACTTCCGCTGGCATCAGTTCCACGTTGGCTGGGCCTTTGCCACCATCCACGAGGGCAATCGCCAGCGTGAATCCCAGTTCTCCACGAACGATCAATTGCGGGTCTTGGCTGTGAATCAGTTGCAGGAATGGAATCGCTCCAACACAGAGCAGGGCTGCACCACTCATTAATAACGCTCTCCTGCCGATCCGGTCTGAGAGCCATGCTGTGATTGGGTATAGCAGCAGCAACACAGCCATCACGTCCGTATTCAGGCTCAAAGCCACGCTGTCTGCTATGCCATCCACCACTTCGACGTAGGTCACTAAGTAGACATAGACCGCATAAAAACCAACGCTGCTGGCAATGTTTAGCGCTAAGACTCTGAGGAAGGATCGTCGGTGAACTCCCAACGTTGATGTCAGCGGGGTCTTTGTTGTTGCGGAGGCACCGTCTTCCCCGACGCCCTGGCGAATAATGACTCCCGTTAGGGCAACTAAGGAGCCCAGGGCAAAGGCCACCCGCCAACCCCAAGCATCGAGTTGTGGTTGTGTGAGGGTTCTCGTGAGCAGATCACCAAACGCCGAACCCATCAACATTCCCAAGACTGATCCCCAGAGCCCCCAAATGCTGTAGAAGCCCCGTTGCCGATCTGGAGCTGCCTCAGCAAGAAAAATAATCGAGGTTGTGTACTCACCTCCTGCTGAAATTCCCTGAAGCAGGCGTAAAAGCACCACTGCAATCGGCGCTGCAATGCCGATCTGGGCATGGGTGGGTAAAAAAGCCATCGCCACGGTTGGGATCGCCATTGCCATCACCGACAGGCTTAGGGCTCGTCGTCGTCCGACCAAGTCGCCGATGCGTCCATACACAACCCCACCAAGTGGACGGACGATGAATCCGGCAGCAAAGGCCCCGAAGGCTCCAATCAATGACGCCGTTGGGTTGTTTGATGGAAAGAATTGTTGGCCAATCACCGTAGCGAAATAGCCATAGAGGGCAAAGTCGTACCACTCCATCACGTTTCCGATCAGGCCGGCGATTAAGACCCTCGCTCTCGACGGCGGTCTCGATCCATTCCCATGTTGTGTCTGCATCAACTCAGCTGCCCCGAATCTCCACATTGGACGATCGGGCAAGTTTGAACTCCCTTTGCTAAGAGAGGTCAAAACTTCCTCACGCTGATGTGTCTCCTGGCTGCTCTGGGCCTATTCGTTCCCAGGTTGATACTGATTCTGCTGTGGTTTGTGAATGCGCCCTTTGTTCTCGGCCCTTTCAGTGACTTACCTCTTCCGGATTT
The window above is part of the Synechococcus sp. WH 8020 genome. Proteins encoded here:
- a CDS encoding MFS transporter yields the protein MQTQHGNGSRPPSRARVLIAGLIGNVMEWYDFALYGYFATVIGQQFFPSNNPTASLIGAFGAFAAGFIVRPLGGVVYGRIGDLVGRRRALSLSVMAMAIPTVAMAFLPTHAQIGIAAPIAVVLLRLLQGISAGGEYTTSIIFLAEAAPDRQRGFYSIWGLWGSVLGMLMGSAFGDLLTRTLTQPQLDAWGWRVAFALGSLVALTGVIIRQGVGEDGASATTKTPLTSTLGVHRRSFLRVLALNIASSVGFYAVYVYLVTYVEVVDGIADSVALSLNTDVMAVLLLLYPITAWLSDRIGRRALLMSGAALLCVGAIPFLQLIHSQDPQLIVRGELGFTLAIALVDGGKGPANVELMPAEVRCTGTALAYNLAEGWFGGTTPLIAAVLVAWASGNPIYLGIWVGLSGLCTFVTAAFFTRETAFKPLLKQAQTQPT